One Sediminibacillus dalangtanensis genomic region harbors:
- a CDS encoding pseudouridine synthase, producing the protein MANEQERLQKVIAQSGVTSRRKAEKLIEEGKVKVNGKIVTTLGTKVSSDDKVEVNGVPLEKEEPVYYLLYKPRGVISSVKDDKNRKVVTDYLPEIEQRVFPIGRLDYDTSGLLLLTNDGDFANLLMHPKHKIDKVYVAKTKGIPDKEALRQMKKGVVSEGERLRASYVKILSTDAKKNTAIVKIVLHEGKNRHVRRMMEALHYPVDKLKREEYAFLNLHGLNAGEWRELTPHEVKKLRTLAEENVK; encoded by the coding sequence ATGGCTAATGAACAAGAAAGGCTGCAAAAAGTGATAGCACAAAGCGGAGTCACATCCCGCCGGAAAGCAGAAAAACTAATCGAAGAAGGAAAAGTGAAGGTTAACGGAAAAATAGTGACAACATTGGGGACAAAGGTTTCTTCCGATGACAAAGTTGAGGTAAACGGAGTTCCTCTGGAGAAGGAAGAACCTGTGTATTATCTTCTTTATAAACCACGCGGCGTTATATCAAGTGTCAAAGATGATAAAAACCGAAAAGTAGTCACCGATTATTTACCGGAGATTGAACAGCGGGTGTTCCCGATAGGAAGGCTGGACTACGATACTTCTGGTTTGCTGCTTTTGACTAATGACGGAGACTTTGCAAATCTGTTGATGCACCCTAAGCATAAAATAGACAAGGTTTATGTTGCAAAAACAAAGGGGATACCTGATAAGGAAGCATTACGGCAAATGAAAAAAGGAGTCGTTTCAGAAGGGGAAAGATTAAGGGCGTCTTATGTGAAAATTTTGTCGACGGATGCAAAGAAAAATACGGCGATCGTCAAAATTGTTTTGCATGAAGGAAAAAACCGTCACGTTCGCCGAATGATGGAAGCTTTGCATTATCCGGTTGATAAATTAAAGCGGGAGGAGTATGCGTTTTTGAACCTGCACGGTTTGAATGCAGGTGAATGGCGGGAGCTGACACCGCACGAAGTAAAGAAACTGCGTACGCTCGCAGAAGAAAATGTTAAATAA
- a CDS encoding GNAT family N-acetyltransferase, with translation MLIRYKKSFKKIAMGLLSFMPEEKEVKKLQSTIKEYEENPDWQLFLWKEEDILGAVGVRFENEINVVIQHITVNPSHRNMGIGRKMVQAVKRSYEQQYAVCADDMTERFLERCEEEQ, from the coding sequence ATGTTAATTCGCTATAAAAAAAGTTTTAAAAAAATTGCCATGGGATTACTTTCCTTCATGCCGGAAGAAAAAGAAGTAAAGAAACTGCAAAGCACCATTAAAGAATACGAGGAAAATCCTGACTGGCAGCTGTTTCTTTGGAAAGAAGAAGACATTCTCGGTGCTGTCGGTGTCCGGTTCGAAAATGAAATTAATGTCGTCATTCAACATATAACGGTTAATCCTTCTCATCGAAATATGGGGATTGGACGGAAAATGGTTCAGGCAGTCAAGCGTTCGTATGAGCAGCAGTACGCTGTTTGTGCCGACGATATGACAGAGCGTTTTCTTGAACGATGTGAAGAGGAGCAATAA
- the scpB gene encoding SMC-Scp complex subunit ScpB has protein sequence MELSEFKAVMEGLLFASGDEGISQKQLEQILGLDADAVQHVLDELKYDYEHAERGITIMESNDVLHLTTKPEHTAYYQKLMDTPQTSRLSQAALETLAIIAYQQPITRAEIEEVRGVKSDRPVQTLMSRGLIAEKGRKEGVGRPILYGTSTEFLTYFGLRSLDELPPLPESVEQADVEGEADLFFKNFQDQLEEE, from the coding sequence GTGGAGTTATCAGAGTTTAAAGCAGTAATGGAAGGCCTCTTGTTCGCTTCTGGAGATGAGGGAATCAGCCAAAAGCAGCTTGAACAAATTCTTGGTTTGGATGCAGATGCAGTCCAACATGTTCTCGATGAATTGAAATACGATTATGAGCATGCTGAGCGAGGTATAACGATAATGGAGTCTAATGATGTGCTTCATTTAACCACAAAGCCAGAACATACAGCGTATTATCAAAAATTGATGGACACCCCGCAAACATCTAGGCTTTCTCAAGCTGCACTGGAAACATTGGCGATTATCGCATACCAGCAACCGATCACCAGGGCGGAGATTGAAGAAGTGAGAGGGGTCAAGAGTGATCGACCTGTCCAAACGTTAATGTCCAGGGGACTTATTGCAGAAAAAGGCAGAAAAGAAGGAGTTGGCCGCCCCATCTTATACGGTACTTCTACGGAGTTTCTAACGTATTTTGGACTCCGATCGCTTGATGAATTGCCGCCACTCCCTGAAAGTGTGGAACAAGCAGACGTAGAAGGAGAAGCTGATTTGTTTTTTAAAAATTTTCAGGACCAGTTGGAAGAGGAGTAG
- a CDS encoding DUF3907 family protein: MSNDSLYAHVKEVSIFLADSLHEISSYLNNCKLADLMSEDGSRDSGYYMELLKALRRLEVFCDEANDTVNGLLREEPMRETAAERTLYGIHHQCILGFFSPKNDAWYENSRASYSGRQSITFYHQPPYSFLRLMAHLEKSFQRMREELSYYETTYQKRMS, translated from the coding sequence ATGAGCAACGATTCCCTATATGCTCATGTGAAAGAGGTAAGTATTTTTCTTGCTGATTCCCTGCACGAAATCAGCAGCTATCTGAACAATTGCAAATTGGCAGATTTAATGAGTGAAGATGGCAGCAGAGATTCTGGGTATTATATGGAGCTGTTGAAGGCACTAAGAAGACTGGAAGTTTTTTGCGACGAAGCCAATGATACTGTCAATGGTCTGCTTCGTGAAGAACCGATGCGCGAGACGGCGGCAGAAAGAACGCTATATGGCATTCACCATCAATGTATTCTCGGTTTCTTTTCGCCTAAGAATGACGCTTGGTACGAAAACAGCCGGGCATCTTATTCTGGAAGACAGAGCATCACATTTTATCATCAACCACCCTATTCGTTTTTGCGTTTAATGGCGCATTTGGAAAAGTCCTTTCAACGGATGCGCGAGGAATTAAGCTATTATGAAACAACCTATCAGAAAAGAATGTCTTAA
- the resA gene encoding thiol-disulfide oxidoreductase ResA produces the protein MLSKVEEAKKQKQKKKNMRLLFRSSILIVLLAAVVFALVSNFNKDKTVIGVGAEAPNFKLERLNGEGGEVSLDDLKGKGVMLNFWATYCGPCKDEMPYMESLYPEYKEKGVEILAVSMDSNDLVVNRFVDKYELSFPIVRDNGGQVLELYDVGELPSTLFINADGEVVDKVSGALTLDRLEGYLKKIEPQ, from the coding sequence ATGTTGAGTAAAGTAGAAGAAGCAAAAAAACAAAAACAAAAAAAGAAGAACATGCGTCTTCTTTTTCGTTCCAGCATTCTAATTGTTTTGCTGGCTGCGGTAGTATTTGCGCTGGTGTCTAATTTTAACAAGGATAAAACGGTAATAGGAGTAGGAGCTGAGGCACCCAATTTTAAATTGGAACGCCTAAATGGTGAAGGTGGAGAAGTATCCCTTGATGATTTAAAAGGCAAAGGGGTCATGCTTAATTTTTGGGCTACATACTGTGGACCTTGTAAAGATGAAATGCCGTATATGGAAAGCCTGTATCCGGAATACAAAGAAAAAGGGGTAGAAATCTTAGCTGTCAGTATGGATTCAAACGATTTAGTCGTGAATCGATTCGTCGACAAGTATGAGCTTAGCTTTCCGATTGTCAGAGATAATGGAGGACAAGTATTGGAATTATATGATGTCGGCGAGCTTCCTTCCACTTTATTCATCAATGCAGATGGCGAAGTTGTGGACAAGGTATCGGGCGCATTGACACTTGATCGGTTGGAGGGGTACTTAAAAAAAATCGAACCTCAATAA
- a CDS encoding nucleoside recognition domain-containing protein: protein MVNYIWAAMAVIGIVYAMFNGTMEEVNEALFESADDAVMLSIGLISVLVFWLGLMKVAEEAGLLTMLAKLFKPLVTRLFPDIPKDHPAMGYILSNFTANLFGLGNAATPMGIKAMEQMKQLSQTDEASRSMITFLAINTSSLTLIPATVIAIRMKYDSAAPTEIVGTTIIATLISSAAAIIIDRLFYYRRVRKQKK, encoded by the coding sequence GTGGTAAATTATATTTGGGCAGCAATGGCCGTGATTGGTATTGTCTATGCAATGTTCAATGGAACCATGGAAGAAGTCAATGAAGCATTATTCGAGAGTGCCGATGACGCAGTGATGTTGTCGATTGGTTTGATAAGTGTTCTCGTCTTCTGGCTTGGATTAATGAAGGTAGCTGAAGAAGCAGGACTTCTTACCATGCTGGCCAAACTTTTCAAACCGCTGGTAACAAGATTGTTCCCGGATATTCCCAAAGACCACCCGGCTATGGGTTACATTTTGTCGAATTTCACCGCAAACTTATTCGGGTTAGGCAATGCTGCTACCCCAATGGGAATCAAGGCCATGGAACAAATGAAGCAGCTCAGTCAGACGGATGAAGCAAGCCGCTCGATGATTACTTTTCTGGCAATCAACACCTCTAGTTTGACGTTGATTCCAGCCACAGTCATTGCCATCCGCATGAAGTATGATTCGGCTGCACCTACAGAAATAGTCGGCACAACGATTATCGCTACGTTGATATCTTCTGCAGCTGCCATCATTATAGACAGATTATTTTATTATAGAAGGGTGAGAAAGCAGAAAAAATGA
- a CDS encoding D-alanyl-D-alanine carboxypeptidase family protein translates to MGVFIPQRAVAAPGVSAAHAVLIEQSTGRVLFEKDAHEPQRIASITKIMTAIIAIESGELEEEATASHRAVYTEGSSIYLEEGEKMKLKDLVYGLMLRSGNDAAVAIAEKVGGSVEGFVHMMNEKAAWLGMTDTTFENPHGLDSENHRSSAYDMALLMRYAMDNEIFREITGSKSYKAETRMYAWGNKNKLLTQYYEYCTGGKTGYTKRAGRTLVSTAVKDGMSLIVVTINDPDDWRDHIRLFDWGFDKYQMTDLQQQGVEQFNVRGSNKELSGYFPDTLRYPLTEKEQQQVTSSVYLLDNAPSSKKQAEKIGKKVFQVNGTYLTEMSIFPNGFNQNNGQHGFWQLFRKMTGVF, encoded by the coding sequence ATGGGGGTTTTTATACCCCAAAGGGCAGTTGCAGCTCCGGGAGTATCCGCTGCACATGCCGTTCTGATCGAACAGTCCACAGGAAGAGTGCTGTTTGAAAAGGATGCTCACGAGCCACAACGTATAGCAAGTATCACGAAAATTATGACGGCAATCATCGCGATAGAATCGGGAGAATTGGAGGAGGAGGCGACAGCTAGTCACCGGGCTGTCTATACGGAGGGGTCTTCGATTTATTTGGAAGAAGGCGAAAAGATGAAACTGAAAGATTTAGTCTATGGCCTGATGCTGCGCTCAGGAAATGATGCGGCAGTCGCTATCGCTGAAAAGGTGGGCGGAAGCGTCGAAGGGTTTGTCCATATGATGAATGAAAAGGCAGCATGGCTCGGAATGACAGATACAACGTTTGAAAACCCGCATGGTCTTGATTCGGAAAACCACCGCTCGAGTGCATACGATATGGCTTTGTTAATGCGCTATGCAATGGATAATGAGATATTCAGAGAAATAACCGGTTCTAAATCATACAAAGCAGAGACAAGGATGTACGCATGGGGAAACAAAAACAAACTATTGACTCAGTATTACGAGTACTGCACTGGTGGAAAGACAGGATACACAAAACGGGCGGGAAGAACGCTTGTTTCAACAGCTGTAAAAGACGGAATGTCCCTTATCGTGGTAACCATAAATGATCCGGATGATTGGCGAGATCACATTCGTTTATTTGATTGGGGATTTGATAAATATCAGATGACGGATTTACAACAGCAGGGAGTCGAGCAATTTAACGTCCGCGGTTCGAACAAAGAACTTAGTGGATACTTTCCAGATACGTTGCGTTATCCGCTTACAGAAAAAGAACAACAGCAAGTGACCAGCTCAGTATATTTGCTTGATAATGCTCCTAGTTCAAAAAAACAAGCGGAGAAAATCGGCAAGAAAGTTTTTCAAGTCAACGGCACCTATTTGACAGAGATGAGCATTTTCCCCAATGGTTTCAATCAAAATAATGGCCAGCATGGATTTTGGCAGTTATTCCGGAAAATGACAGGAGTTTTCTAG
- a CDS encoding segregation/condensation protein A, producing MSMKYEVHTKAFQGPLDLLLHLINQYEIDIYDIPVAEITEQYMTYIHTMQQLELNIASEYLVMAATLIAIKSQLLLPNQTIEPEEEEYEEDPREDLMRRLIEYRKYKEAADQLKERELEANKIYTRPPVEFQEEPAQKQMVQGDVSIYDMIAAMNKIMERKKWEKPVSTKIQRTEIPIKQRMEEVMTQVKERPDGIAFDELFPIPSRSHIVVTFMAVLELMKGKQVYCTQEKHFDELMIYYMR from the coding sequence ATGAGTATGAAATATGAAGTACATACGAAAGCATTTCAAGGCCCGTTAGATCTCTTGCTACATTTGATCAATCAGTATGAAATAGATATTTATGATATTCCTGTAGCAGAAATCACTGAGCAGTACATGACTTATATACACACCATGCAACAGCTTGAACTTAATATTGCCAGTGAATACTTGGTGATGGCAGCCACTTTGATTGCTATAAAAAGTCAACTGTTGCTTCCAAACCAGACCATTGAGCCGGAAGAAGAAGAGTATGAAGAGGATCCCCGTGAAGATTTGATGCGAAGGCTGATTGAATATCGGAAATACAAAGAAGCAGCTGACCAGTTAAAAGAAAGAGAGCTGGAAGCCAATAAAATCTATACGAGACCACCGGTAGAATTTCAGGAAGAACCAGCGCAAAAGCAAATGGTACAGGGGGATGTTTCCATTTATGACATGATTGCTGCCATGAATAAAATCATGGAGCGGAAAAAATGGGAAAAACCTGTTTCGACAAAAATTCAACGCACAGAAATACCCATCAAACAGCGGATGGAAGAAGTGATGACACAAGTGAAGGAAAGACCGGACGGAATTGCATTTGATGAATTATTCCCTATTCCTTCACGTTCCCACATTGTTGTCACGTTTATGGCAGTGCTTGAACTGATGAAGGGAAAACAAGTTTATTGTACACAAGAGAAACATTTCGATGAATTAATGATTTATTATATGAGGTGA
- a CDS encoding peptidylprolyl isomerase, whose protein sequence is MKQATIQFENGEVIKIEMFEEAAPNTVANFEKLANSGFYNGVTFHRVIPGFVAQGGDPTGTGAGGPGYTIKCETEGNPHKHVAGSLSMAHAGKDTGGSQFFLVHEPQPHLDGVHTVFGQVTEGMDTVLRIKQGDVMKEVKVETV, encoded by the coding sequence ATGAAACAGGCAACCATTCAATTCGAAAATGGGGAAGTAATCAAAATAGAAATGTTTGAGGAAGCTGCACCAAACACAGTGGCAAACTTTGAAAAACTTGCCAATAGTGGATTTTACAATGGAGTGACCTTCCATCGAGTCATCCCTGGTTTCGTTGCACAAGGCGGTGATCCGACCGGGACAGGCGCAGGTGGTCCTGGATATACGATTAAATGTGAAACAGAAGGAAACCCACATAAACATGTTGCAGGTTCTTTATCCATGGCTCACGCAGGGAAGGATACAGGCGGAAGTCAGTTTTTCCTTGTTCATGAACCCCAGCCCCATTTAGATGGTGTTCATACTGTCTTTGGACAGGTAACGGAAGGAATGGATACAGTGTTGCGGATCAAGCAGGGAGACGTCATGAAGGAAGTAAAAGTCGAAACCGTTTAA
- a CDS encoding superoxide dismutase — translation MNEKKKDYLASLKTWGEEVEGKMEGVKLDGKDLEEWKIQLYDWKSLLNGLLEEKDEPTDEKIALVEEKSAKLFHLIKYLLEKPRQSQGAILPGQHFLPDLPYAYNALEPYISERIMRLHHDRHHKSYVDGLNKAETELYTKQTDNKLIKHWMREQAFNGSGHFLHSLFWENMSPQGGGRPSGELMRQIEKDFGSFASFKALFSSAAESVEGVGWAALVWEPRSGRLAIQTIEKHQMFSLWDVIPLLVLDVWEHAYYLQYENKRADYVKNWWNIVNWQSVSQRLKEAKQVNVPYV, via the coding sequence ATGAACGAAAAAAAGAAAGATTACTTAGCTTCCTTGAAAACATGGGGCGAGGAAGTAGAAGGGAAAATGGAAGGAGTCAAACTGGACGGGAAGGATTTGGAAGAGTGGAAGATACAGCTGTACGACTGGAAATCCTTACTAAATGGTTTGTTAGAAGAAAAAGACGAACCCACTGATGAAAAGATCGCACTTGTGGAAGAAAAAAGCGCTAAGCTTTTCCACCTTATCAAGTATCTATTGGAAAAGCCGCGACAAAGTCAGGGAGCCATTCTGCCAGGGCAGCACTTCCTTCCAGATCTGCCATATGCTTATAATGCCTTGGAGCCGTATATTTCTGAGCGAATCATGAGATTGCATCACGATCGTCACCACAAATCTTATGTGGATGGATTAAACAAAGCGGAAACAGAGCTTTATACAAAACAGACTGATAATAAATTAATCAAACATTGGATGAGGGAGCAGGCTTTTAATGGTTCTGGTCATTTCCTCCATTCTTTGTTTTGGGAAAACATGTCCCCTCAAGGAGGTGGCCGGCCTTCTGGCGAGTTAATGCGACAAATAGAAAAAGATTTCGGTTCGTTTGCATCATTCAAAGCGCTTTTTTCCAGTGCTGCTGAGTCAGTGGAAGGAGTAGGTTGGGCTGCGCTCGTATGGGAACCACGCTCAGGTCGCCTGGCAATCCAGACAATCGAAAAGCATCAAATGTTTAGTTTGTGGGATGTCATTCCGCTATTAGTCCTAGACGTATGGGAGCATGCCTATTATCTTCAATATGAGAATAAACGGGCCGACTATGTGAAGAATTGGTGGAATATCGTAAACTGGCAATCGGTTTCCCAAAGATTGAAAGAAGCAAAACAAGTGAACGTTCCATATGTTTAA
- a CDS encoding spore maturation protein — MSFISTISSWMIPLIILIVLISASWKKLPSYELFVEGGKEGIQMAFSLLPFLLGMMVSIAILRGSGALDAFISMLSPLLQAFGVPPDIVPLSIIRPISGTAALGMTTELINTHGPDSFIGRLASTMQGSTDTTLYIITVYFGAVGIRRMGDALKVGLLADLIGIIASIVIVTIVFAR, encoded by the coding sequence ATGAGTTTCATTTCGACAATCAGCAGCTGGATGATTCCACTTATTATATTAATTGTGCTGATTTCTGCTTCATGGAAGAAACTTCCTTCTTATGAGTTGTTCGTTGAAGGGGGAAAGGAGGGGATTCAGATGGCCTTTTCTTTGCTTCCCTTTTTACTGGGAATGATGGTTTCCATCGCCATCTTGCGCGGATCGGGGGCTCTGGACGCCTTTATTTCCATGCTATCTCCATTATTGCAGGCTTTTGGGGTACCGCCTGATATTGTTCCCTTATCGATTATAAGACCAATTTCCGGTACGGCGGCACTCGGCATGACCACAGAATTGATAAATACTCACGGTCCGGATTCGTTTATCGGCCGACTTGCTTCGACCATGCAAGGTAGCACGGACACCACCTTATATATTATTACGGTTTATTTCGGGGCAGTTGGAATCCGAAGGATGGGAGATGCTTTAAAAGTTGGACTGTTGGCAGATCTAATTGGTATAATAGCTTCAATCGTCATTGTCACGATTGTATTCGCAAGGTAA
- a CDS encoding YjcZ family sporulation protein has translation MGAYYGGGFALIVVLFILLIIVGAAWL, from the coding sequence ATGGGTGCATATTACGGCGGTGGATTCGCTTTGATCGTAGTACTGTTCATTCTTCTAATCATTGTAGGTGCAGCCTGGCTGTAA